In Betta splendens chromosome 19, fBetSpl5.4, whole genome shotgun sequence, the following proteins share a genomic window:
- the LOC114846426 gene encoding LIM domain transcription factor LMO4-B-like has translation MVNSQMSGVLPASKSCAGCGGNITDRFLLFSMERYWHTRCLKCSCCQAQLGDIGTTCYSKGGMILCRSDYIRLFGHSGACSACSQSIPASEMVMRAQGNVYHLKCFSCVTCRNRLMPGDRFHYVNGTIFCEHDRPGAALLNSHLPIQSSSVLADQKVC, from the exons ATGGTGAACAGCCAAATGTCAGGTGTGCTGCCAGCCTCTAAGTCTTGTGCCGGATGTGGAGGAAACATCACTGACCGCTTTCTGCTCTTTTCAATGGAGCGCTACTGGCACACTCGCTGCCTTAAATGCTCCTGCTGCCAAGCCCAGCTCGGGGACATTGGCACCACCTGCTACAGCAAAGGGGGCATGATTCTGTGTCGGAGCGATTACATCAG ATTGTTTGGGCACAGTGGGGCATGCAGTGCCTGCAGCCAGTCGATTCCAGCCAGTGAAATGGTGATGAGGGCACAAGGAAATGTTTACCACCTCAAG TGTTTCAGCTGTGTCACCTGTAGAAACAGACTGATGCCTGGAGATCGGTTCCATTATGTCAACGGCACCATTTTCTGTGAGCACGACAGACCTGGTGCTGCTTTGCTCAACAGTCACCTGCCAattcagagcagctctgtgctggcAGACCAGAAG GTTTGCTGA